One part of the Tunicatimonas pelagia genome encodes these proteins:
- a CDS encoding co-chaperone GroES, whose translation MELTADNKLKKLIIVGDRILIKPKKATDKTKSGLFLPPGVQEKEKVQTGYVMKTGPGYPIPIPADDDEPWKERDEQIKYIPLQAKEGDLAMFLQKGAFEVMYEGEQYMIVPQASILMLEREEDLF comes from the coding sequence ATGGAATTGACAGCAGATAATAAACTCAAGAAATTAATCATCGTTGGTGATCGTATTCTGATCAAGCCGAAAAAAGCGACCGATAAAACTAAAAGTGGCTTATTTCTCCCACCGGGAGTGCAAGAAAAGGAAAAGGTGCAAACGGGCTACGTAATGAAAACTGGCCCCGGTTACCCTATTCCGATTCCGGCCGACGATGACGAACCCTGGAAAGAGCGCGACGAGCAAATTAAGTATATTCCCTTGCAGGCCAAAGAGGGTGACTTGGCGATGTTTCTGCAAAAAGGAGCGTTTGAAGTGATGTACGAAGGCGAGCAGTATATGATTGTGCCCCAAGCCTCCATACTAATGCTGGAGCGAGAAGAGGATTTATTTTAA
- a CDS encoding TVP38/TMEM64 family protein, producing MISRSSYKLSSHRRTLALLGWMSIVPLLTSSIVSYQVIQHEATISAFSGEVWLTLGLVSCLAMGVALLPTSLMALLAGYFLGFSALPAVVIAYMLASLVGFHLTRWVDCDSLTNLLDKLPGRQALLAQQIQAGVVNNQLGLTALARMSPVMPFATMNVLLPVAGVSLRNYLLGGGLGMLPRTFFLIWLGSQAQEIRFLIKHDGDVTVHLFLAVMVMVTVIGTGYYAKRIFQQQIEGSTTQK from the coding sequence ATGATTTCACGTTCAAGTTATAAACTTAGCAGTCATCGCCGCACACTAGCACTACTTGGCTGGATGAGTATAGTCCCGTTGCTCACTAGCTCTATTGTCTCTTACCAAGTAATTCAGCACGAAGCCACTATTTCAGCCTTCTCCGGCGAGGTTTGGTTAACATTGGGGTTAGTAAGTTGCTTGGCTATGGGAGTAGCTTTATTACCTACCTCACTAATGGCTCTTTTGGCGGGGTACTTCTTAGGTTTTTCAGCTTTGCCCGCAGTAGTAATTGCTTACATGCTCGCCTCACTCGTTGGATTTCATTTAACCCGATGGGTAGACTGTGATAGTCTCACTAATTTATTGGATAAGCTACCCGGACGACAGGCATTGCTAGCCCAGCAAATTCAGGCGGGGGTAGTTAACAACCAATTAGGGTTAACGGCATTAGCCCGAATGTCGCCCGTTATGCCCTTTGCTACAATGAATGTGCTACTTCCCGTAGCCGGGGTCTCGCTACGCAATTATCTGTTGGGAGGCGGGTTAGGAATGTTGCCACGTACTTTCTTCCTTATTTGGCTAGGAAGCCAAGCCCAAGAAATACGATTTCTGATTAAGCACGATGGTGATGTGACGGTACACTTATTTTTAGCTGTGATGGTTATGGTTACAGTTATTGGAACCGGATATTACGCCAAGCGAATTTTCCAGCAACAAATAGAAGGATCAACAACTCAAAAGTGA
- a CDS encoding lipoprotein signal peptidase — protein MKYWKYYLLSVGIIILDHTVKLLVHNNMDMGVVGQIPVLGDWFKLHYTLNPGMAFGMELGSEYGKLILTVFRLFAMVGIAYYLYILAKKQVHQGLLWSVALILGGAIGNVIDSAFYGVLLDNAPYDSSTPWFHGQVIDMFYIDIWEGRVADWVPVWGGKYMALWPIFNIADASIFVGVAIILLFQNRFFGEKEAHSVASEVPASQLENQQSNSIG, from the coding sequence GTGAAATACTGGAAATACTACTTGTTGAGTGTGGGCATTATTATTCTAGACCATACCGTAAAACTGCTCGTTCACAATAATATGGATATGGGAGTAGTGGGGCAAATTCCAGTATTAGGCGACTGGTTCAAACTGCACTACACCCTCAACCCCGGCATGGCTTTCGGCATGGAACTGGGGTCAGAATATGGTAAACTTATTCTCACCGTATTCCGTCTGTTTGCTATGGTCGGGATTGCCTATTATCTCTACATACTAGCAAAAAAGCAGGTGCATCAGGGGCTGTTATGGTCAGTAGCCCTAATCCTGGGCGGAGCCATCGGTAACGTAATTGACAGTGCTTTCTATGGCGTACTATTAGATAATGCTCCTTATGATTCATCTACGCCCTGGTTTCACGGGCAGGTGATCGATATGTTTTACATTGATATTTGGGAAGGCCGAGTGGCTGACTGGGTACCTGTGTGGGGAGGCAAGTACATGGCACTTTGGCCTATCTTCAATATTGCTGATGCTTCTATTTTTGTAGGTGTTGCCATTATCCTGCTTTTCCAGAACCGATTTTTTGGGGAAAAAGAAGCTCACTCTGTCGCTTCGGAAGTGCCAGCTTCTCAGCTAGAAAATCAGCAGTCTAATTCGATCGGCTAG
- a CDS encoding DUF5615 family PIN-like protein, which produces MIEFLVDVNLPYKFKLWHDERFQHVKEIDDEWSDSQIWQYAKEKGLTIITKDVDFSNRIVTAEPPPKVIHIRVGNMKLATFRQFMLNNWEEMKRMSIDYKLVSVYQDRIVGID; this is translated from the coding sequence ATGATAGAATTTCTGGTGGATGTGAACTTGCCTTACAAATTTAAGCTATGGCATGATGAAAGGTTTCAACACGTCAAAGAGATCGATGACGAGTGGAGTGATAGTCAAATTTGGCAATATGCGAAGGAAAAAGGGTTGACTATCATCACTAAAGATGTTGATTTTTCTAATCGTATCGTGACAGCAGAGCCACCACCCAAAGTAATTCACATAAGAGTAGGGAATATGAAATTAGCTACATTTAGGCAGTTTATGCTTAATAACTGGGAGGAGATGAAACGAATGAGTATTGACTACAAATTGGTGTCTGTTTACCAAGACAGAATTGTAGGAATAGATTGA
- a CDS encoding DUF433 domain-containing protein gives MEYITDRITIDADLCNGKPTIRGKRITVQTILEFLSAGDSKEEILEAYPSLEPEDIDACLRFATKLMENHYEIRPTA, from the coding sequence ATGGAATACATTACTGATAGAATTACAATAGATGCTGATCTCTGTAACGGAAAACCGACAATTCGGGGAAAAAGGATTACCGTACAGACAATCTTAGAATTTCTGAGTGCGGGAGATAGCAAGGAAGAAATTCTTGAAGCATATCCTTCGTTAGAACCGGAAGATATTGATGCGTGCTTAAGGTTTGCTACTAAGCTAATGGAGAATCATTATGAGATACGACCTACGGCATGA
- the lysS gene encoding lysine--tRNA ligase: MALSEQELHRREERQKLIAAGINPYPPETFEVTTTTEDIHQNFEKEPERFKQVNLAGRLMRRRIMGKASFAEIQDATGRIQIYVARDEISPDEDKSLYNTVFKQLLDLGDIIGITGFVFTTKTGETTVHVKELKVLTKSLRPLPLPKEVQDEGGTTKTYDAFTDPEQRYRQRYVDLIVNPQVRETFRKRSQLMQSMREFLNDKGYLEVETPILQPLYGGAAARPFKTHHNTLDMTLYLRIANELYLKRLIVGGFDGVYEFAKDFRNEGMSRFHNPEFTQIEIYVAYKDYFWMMDLMEAMVEKVALDLHGTTEVQVGEHIINFQRPWKRFTMFEAIQHYTNIDISQMDEAQLRDTARKLNVPIDDTMGKGKLIDEIFGETCEPHLIQPTFITDYPVEMSPLTKRHRDNPELVERFEAICNGKEIMNAYSELNDPVDQRQRFEEQLTLANRGDEEAMMLDEDFLRALEYGMPPTAGVGLGIDRLTMIMTNQPSIQEVLFFPQMKPEAKQQESSDQEFIDRGVQPELIPVLHKLGIVTVAQLQEAIPNKLHNDVCGMRKKMKLKDVKNPTKEEVEGWISNG; encoded by the coding sequence ATGGCACTGAGCGAACAAGAACTACACCGCCGCGAAGAACGGCAAAAACTGATAGCAGCTGGAATTAATCCGTACCCTCCTGAGACCTTTGAAGTTACCACAACTACCGAAGATATTCACCAAAATTTTGAGAAGGAACCAGAGCGGTTTAAGCAAGTAAACCTAGCCGGACGACTCATGCGCCGCCGGATTATGGGTAAGGCTTCCTTTGCCGAAATTCAGGATGCTACCGGACGAATTCAGATCTACGTAGCCCGCGATGAAATTTCCCCCGATGAGGATAAGAGTTTGTACAATACCGTGTTTAAGCAGTTGCTCGACTTGGGCGATATTATCGGGATCACTGGCTTCGTGTTTACGACCAAAACCGGAGAGACTACCGTACATGTGAAGGAGCTGAAGGTACTCACCAAATCGCTCCGGCCACTACCATTGCCCAAGGAAGTGCAGGACGAAGGCGGTACCACCAAAACCTACGATGCTTTTACTGACCCTGAACAGCGCTACCGCCAACGCTACGTCGATTTAATTGTAAACCCGCAAGTGCGGGAAACCTTTCGGAAACGGTCGCAACTGATGCAGTCGATGCGGGAGTTTTTGAATGACAAGGGCTACCTAGAAGTGGAAACCCCCATTCTCCAGCCATTGTACGGCGGTGCGGCGGCTCGTCCGTTCAAGACGCACCATAATACGTTGGACATGACACTCTACCTACGTATTGCCAACGAGTTGTACCTCAAACGACTTATTGTGGGTGGCTTCGACGGTGTGTACGAATTTGCTAAAGACTTTCGCAACGAAGGCATGTCGCGCTTCCATAATCCCGAATTCACCCAGATAGAAATTTACGTGGCCTACAAAGATTACTTCTGGATGATGGATCTGATGGAAGCTATGGTAGAAAAAGTAGCCCTGGATTTACACGGTACTACCGAAGTGCAGGTAGGCGAACATATCATCAATTTCCAACGTCCCTGGAAGCGGTTTACCATGTTTGAAGCCATTCAGCACTACACCAACATTGACATCAGCCAGATGGACGAAGCCCAACTGCGCGACACCGCCCGTAAGCTCAATGTACCCATTGACGATACAATGGGCAAAGGTAAGCTGATTGACGAAATCTTCGGCGAAACCTGCGAACCCCATCTAATTCAGCCGACATTCATTACGGATTATCCCGTAGAGATGTCGCCCCTGACCAAGCGGCACCGCGATAATCCCGAGCTGGTAGAACGCTTTGAGGCGATCTGTAATGGTAAAGAGATTATGAACGCCTACTCGGAATTAAATGATCCGGTAGACCAGCGGCAACGCTTTGAAGAACAACTTACGTTAGCGAACCGGGGCGACGAAGAAGCCATGATGCTAGATGAAGACTTTCTGCGGGCTTTAGAATACGGTATGCCTCCCACCGCCGGAGTAGGCTTGGGCATTGATCGCCTAACGATGATTATGACCAATCAACCCTCCATCCAAGAAGTGCTCTTCTTCCCTCAAATGAAACCAGAAGCCAAGCAGCAAGAGTCTTCTGACCAGGAGTTTATTGATCGCGGAGTGCAACCGGAGCTAATTCCCGTACTGCACAAGCTAGGTATCGTGACCGTGGCTCAGTTGCAGGAGGCTATTCCCAACAAGCTACACAACGACGTATGCGGAATGCGGAAGAAGATGAAGCTTAAGGATGTGAAAAACCCTACAAAGGAGGAAGTGGAAGGGTGGATATCTAATGGATAA
- a CDS encoding cystathionine gamma-synthase — MKFGTKVIHAGVEPDPTTGAIMTPIYQTSTYVQASPGDHQGYEYARTQNPTRAVLEKNLASLENGTHARCFASGMAAVDAIIKLLKPGDEVISTNDLYGGSYRIFTKIFANYGIRFHFVPMNNLEAVKEKVTDKTRMFWVETPTNPMMNVVDIRAIADLAKEQDAWTVVDNTFATPYLQNPLDLGADMVIHSITKYLGGHSDTVMGSVIVKETSLDEKLGFIQNSCGAVPGPQDCFLVLRGIKTLHVRMQRHCENGRKVAEYLANHAKVDRIYYPGLETSDGYEVASKQMRDFGGMLSFVLKGDRMEDAFRTLEQFKVFALAESLGGVESLAGHPASMTHASIPEEERVKTGLSNSLIRLSVGIEDSNDLIEDLEQAIG, encoded by the coding sequence ATGAAATTCGGAACTAAAGTTATTCACGCTGGAGTAGAACCCGACCCCACTACGGGGGCGATTATGACCCCAATCTACCAAACTTCTACCTACGTGCAAGCCTCTCCCGGTGACCACCAAGGCTACGAGTATGCCCGTACGCAAAACCCTACCCGAGCAGTACTAGAAAAGAATCTGGCTTCTTTAGAGAATGGTACCCACGCTCGCTGTTTCGCTTCCGGCATGGCCGCTGTTGATGCCATCATCAAGCTACTCAAGCCCGGCGATGAAGTAATTTCTACTAACGATCTCTACGGTGGCTCCTACCGGATCTTTACCAAAATCTTTGCCAATTATGGCATCAGGTTCCATTTTGTTCCGATGAATAATTTGGAAGCAGTGAAAGAGAAAGTCACCGATAAAACCCGCATGTTTTGGGTAGAAACCCCTACCAACCCCATGATGAACGTGGTAGACATCCGGGCAATTGCCGACTTAGCAAAAGAGCAAGATGCTTGGACGGTGGTAGACAATACTTTTGCTACTCCCTATCTGCAAAACCCTCTGGATTTAGGTGCTGATATGGTGATACATTCGATCACTAAGTATTTAGGCGGTCACTCCGATACCGTAATGGGATCAGTAATTGTAAAAGAAACTTCGCTAGACGAAAAATTAGGGTTTATTCAAAATAGTTGTGGAGCTGTGCCCGGTCCGCAGGATTGCTTTTTAGTACTACGGGGTATAAAAACTCTACACGTACGAATGCAACGCCACTGCGAAAATGGCCGTAAAGTTGCTGAGTATCTGGCTAACCACGCTAAAGTTGACCGGATTTATTACCCCGGCTTGGAAACTTCAGACGGCTACGAAGTAGCAAGCAAGCAGATGCGCGACTTTGGTGGTATGCTTTCCTTTGTTTTGAAAGGCGATCGCATGGAAGATGCATTTCGCACGCTAGAGCAATTTAAAGTATTTGCCTTGGCCGAATCTTTAGGCGGAGTAGAATCGCTAGCTGGCCACCCGGCGAGCATGACCCACGCCAGTATTCCCGAAGAAGAGCGAGTGAAAACCGGGTTGAGTAATTCTCTTATCCGATTGAGTGTAGGTATTGAAGATAGCAACGATCTAATTGAGGATTTAGAGCAAGCTATTGGATAG
- a CDS encoding ClpP family protease: MLIQSNVVPMVIDQTGRGERAYDIYSLLLKERIIFLGTAINDQIANVIVAQLLYLNSQNPARQIDMYIQSPGGSVYAGMAIYDAMQMISAPVSTVAVGFSGSMGTALLTCGAKGRRYALAQATIHMHPTGGGAKGYTEDVRIATREQERIQAQLFHIIGKNTNHSWEEIEEFFRRDRFLNALEAQEYGLVDEVLGDTSNLIRLKNNDPEVEFYGGSKIKASR; the protein is encoded by the coding sequence ATGCTTATTCAATCCAATGTAGTTCCGATGGTCATTGACCAGACGGGAAGAGGAGAACGTGCGTACGATATCTACAGTTTACTGCTAAAGGAACGCATTATCTTTCTCGGTACCGCTATTAATGATCAAATCGCCAACGTGATTGTAGCGCAATTACTTTATCTTAACAGTCAGAACCCCGCCCGGCAAATTGATATGTATATTCAGTCGCCCGGAGGTAGTGTATACGCCGGGATGGCCATTTACGATGCTATGCAAATGATTTCCGCGCCCGTTTCAACCGTAGCTGTTGGTTTTTCAGGAAGCATGGGTACTGCTCTGTTAACCTGCGGGGCTAAAGGAAGACGATACGCCTTGGCGCAGGCTACTATTCACATGCATCCTACGGGTGGCGGAGCCAAGGGCTACACCGAAGATGTGCGGATTGCTACCCGTGAGCAGGAGCGGATACAAGCTCAGCTATTTCATATCATCGGTAAAAATACCAATCATTCTTGGGAAGAGATCGAGGAGTTTTTTAGAAGAGACCGCTTTTTGAATGCACTGGAGGCTCAGGAATATGGTTTGGTAGATGAAGTACTCGGTGATACTTCTAACCTAATCCGGCTGAAAAATAATGATCCAGAGGTAGAATTCTATGGTGGTTCAAAAATCAAAGCAAGCCGATAA
- a CDS encoding type II toxin-antitoxin system HicB family antitoxin, with translation MTEIIFVVEEDLEGGYHAKALSDAIFTEGETLEELKDNIKEALQCHFEEEADRPKMVRLHLVKEEVFAA, from the coding sequence ATGACTGAAATTATCTTTGTAGTTGAAGAAGACCTGGAAGGTGGGTATCACGCTAAAGCATTAAGCGATGCGATCTTTACCGAAGGCGAAACGCTGGAAGAGCTTAAAGATAACATAAAGGAAGCATTACAGTGTCATTTTGAAGAAGAAGCTGACCGACCTAAAATGGTACGACTTCACTTGGTAAAAGAAGAAGTCTTTGCGGCATGA
- a CDS encoding RNA polymerase sigma factor: protein MTLAEAPVVSSVTKETLFTRLYLEGFPAVARFISRKGGTLEEAQDVFQEALLVYYERVVIDQFEPARSDKAYVLGISKNIWLKGQEKSVKTELLDDTNISEDSVAQPTSEKLWLFLQGAGKKCMDLLQSFYYERLSMKELSGRFGFGSERSATVQKYKCLEKVREQVKVKSLTYEDFVD, encoded by the coding sequence ATGACATTAGCCGAAGCACCCGTAGTTTCTTCTGTCACCAAAGAAACGCTATTTACCCGCTTGTACCTAGAGGGCTTTCCAGCCGTGGCTCGCTTTATTAGTCGAAAGGGTGGTACACTGGAAGAAGCTCAGGATGTGTTTCAAGAAGCTTTGCTGGTGTACTACGAAAGAGTGGTGATTGACCAATTTGAGCCAGCCCGTAGCGACAAAGCTTATGTTTTAGGCATCAGTAAAAATATCTGGCTGAAGGGGCAAGAAAAAAGTGTAAAGACTGAACTGCTAGATGATACCAATATTAGCGAAGACTCAGTGGCGCAGCCTACATCGGAAAAGTTGTGGCTCTTTTTGCAGGGAGCTGGTAAGAAGTGTATGGATTTGCTCCAATCGTTTTACTACGAACGACTTTCTATGAAAGAACTATCCGGTCGGTTTGGCTTTGGTAGTGAGCGATCGGCTACGGTTCAGAAATATAAGTGCTTAGAAAAAGTGCGGGAACAAGTAAAAGTAAAATCACTGACGTATGAGGACTTCGTTGATTGA
- the ileS gene encoding isoleucine--tRNA ligase, translating into MAQSEKFPEYKQVHYPSIADEVLKFWQEQNIFEKSIEQRPTDQSFTFYEGPPSANGTPGIHHVMARSIKDIFCRYHTLKGKRVERKGGWDTHGLPVELKVEKELGITKEDIGTKISIEEYNQRCREAVMKFKSEWDDLTQKMGYWVDLDNPYITFERDYMETLWHLLKQLYEKDLIYKGYTIQPYSPAAGTGLSSHELNMPGTYQDVKDTSAVAQFKVKGTKNDYLIAWTTTPWTLPANSGIAVGANIDYVKVKTFNQYTYEPIQVILAKDRMGAYFSEKAKDVALEDYSPGDKLIPYQVIETIKGSELVGTKYEQLLPYITLPEDSGAFSVLAGDFVTTEDGTGLVHLAKTFGADDFRVLEQQGIPGIMVKDENGNDAPIVNKQGRFVAEITDFADMPVKNYDDEDENAAGYQSTDVKIAIKLKQENKAFKVEKYEHSYPHCWRTDKPILYYPLESWFIRTTAKKDQLVALNKTIHWKPESTGTGRFGNWLENLVDWNLSRSRYWGTPLPIWRTEDGKEEKCIGSVAELTEEIKKANQAFAGDAELIRKNNEALAREDLHRPYVDWITLVSDSGQKMVREADLIDVWFDSGAMPYAQWHYPFENQEVFEQRYPADFISEGVDQTRGWFFTLHAIAGLLYDSVAFKNVVSTGLVLDKNGNKMSKRLGNAVDPFSTLAEHGPDATRWYMISNANPWDNLKFDIEGVKEVQRRFFGTLQNTYAFFALYANLDNFTFAEAEIPLERRTESDRWIISKLHSLVKQVDEAYADYEPTRAARAIQDFTIDDLSNWYVRLNRKRFWQGEYNENKQAAYQTLYTCLVTLAQLSSPVAPFYSEHLFRSLNQVSQKQSKESVHLTDFPKADEGAIDTHLENKMQMAQSASSLVHSLRKQHTIKVRQPLSRILIPVLDADFKQQMEEVENIILSEVNVKGIEYIDDTSGVLVKKIKPNFRKLGKQYGSMMKDISKAVAQMGQEEINRLEQEQQYELALPQERITLTTEDVEITSEDIPGWSVAREGNITVALDITITEELRQEGVARDLVNRIQNLRKDQGLDVQDKIRVKIAEGDTLLNEAVLNHQKYICQETQAVELSLVNTLSGGTSLEIDDMSVSIVLTVEEKAEANG; encoded by the coding sequence ATGGCTCAGTCCGAAAAATTTCCGGAATATAAGCAAGTACACTATCCTAGCATTGCCGACGAAGTTCTGAAGTTTTGGCAGGAACAGAATATTTTTGAGAAGTCGATAGAGCAACGTCCGACCGATCAGTCGTTTACCTTTTACGAAGGGCCACCCTCGGCCAACGGCACTCCGGGTATTCACCACGTGATGGCTCGCAGTATTAAGGATATTTTTTGCCGTTACCACACCTTGAAAGGGAAGCGAGTAGAGCGCAAAGGTGGTTGGGATACTCACGGTTTGCCGGTGGAGCTAAAAGTAGAGAAGGAGCTAGGTATCACCAAAGAAGATATTGGGACGAAAATCTCTATTGAGGAATACAATCAGCGGTGTCGGGAGGCAGTGATGAAGTTCAAAAGTGAGTGGGACGACCTCACTCAAAAGATGGGTTACTGGGTTGACCTAGATAATCCCTACATCACCTTTGAGCGGGACTATATGGAAACGCTGTGGCACCTGCTCAAGCAACTGTACGAAAAGGATTTGATCTACAAAGGCTATACCATCCAACCCTACTCTCCCGCTGCCGGAACCGGACTCAGTTCGCACGAGCTGAATATGCCGGGTACTTATCAGGATGTGAAGGATACGTCTGCGGTAGCTCAATTTAAAGTAAAAGGCACAAAGAACGACTATCTCATCGCCTGGACCACTACGCCCTGGACACTGCCCGCTAACTCTGGTATTGCGGTAGGGGCGAACATCGACTACGTAAAGGTCAAAACCTTTAACCAGTATACCTACGAGCCAATCCAGGTGATACTGGCGAAAGACCGGATGGGTGCGTACTTCAGCGAGAAAGCGAAAGATGTCGCGCTTGAAGATTACTCTCCAGGCGATAAGCTCATTCCTTATCAAGTTATTGAAACGATAAAGGGAAGTGAGTTAGTCGGTACTAAATATGAGCAACTGTTGCCCTACATCACGCTACCGGAAGATTCGGGGGCATTCAGCGTTTTAGCCGGAGATTTTGTGACAACGGAAGATGGTACCGGATTGGTGCATCTAGCCAAAACCTTTGGAGCGGATGACTTCCGAGTGCTGGAGCAACAGGGTATTCCCGGCATTATGGTGAAGGATGAAAATGGGAATGACGCACCCATTGTCAACAAACAAGGTCGTTTCGTAGCCGAGATTACTGACTTTGCCGATATGCCGGTGAAGAACTACGATGATGAGGATGAAAATGCGGCTGGCTACCAATCCACCGATGTAAAAATCGCCATTAAGCTAAAGCAAGAGAATAAAGCCTTTAAGGTAGAAAAGTACGAGCACTCCTATCCGCACTGCTGGCGTACCGATAAGCCCATTCTCTACTATCCGTTAGAGTCCTGGTTCATTCGCACTACAGCTAAAAAAGATCAACTGGTTGCGCTGAACAAAACTATTCACTGGAAACCCGAATCTACCGGAACCGGTCGCTTCGGTAACTGGCTGGAAAATCTGGTCGATTGGAACCTGAGCCGTTCCCGTTACTGGGGCACTCCGTTACCCATCTGGCGTACCGAAGATGGTAAAGAAGAAAAATGCATTGGCTCAGTAGCTGAACTCACCGAAGAAATTAAGAAAGCAAATCAAGCGTTTGCGGGTGATGCTGAGCTAATACGAAAAAACAACGAAGCCCTCGCTAGGGAAGATTTACATCGGCCTTACGTAGATTGGATTACGCTAGTCAGTGATAGCGGTCAAAAAATGGTTCGTGAAGCAGATTTGATTGATGTTTGGTTTGATTCCGGGGCGATGCCCTACGCCCAGTGGCACTATCCGTTTGAAAATCAGGAAGTATTTGAGCAGCGTTATCCGGCGGATTTTATCTCCGAGGGAGTGGATCAAACCCGGGGCTGGTTCTTTACCTTGCACGCCATTGCCGGGCTGCTGTACGATAGCGTCGCCTTCAAAAATGTGGTTTCGACCGGACTGGTGCTGGACAAAAACGGCAATAAGATGTCTAAACGTTTGGGCAATGCGGTTGACCCATTTTCTACCTTAGCGGAACACGGACCGGATGCTACTCGCTGGTACATGATCTCCAACGCTAATCCGTGGGATAACCTAAAATTTGATATCGAGGGCGTAAAAGAAGTGCAACGTCGCTTCTTCGGAACGCTACAGAACACCTACGCCTTCTTCGCACTGTATGCCAACTTGGATAACTTTACTTTTGCTGAGGCAGAAATTCCGCTGGAACGACGAACTGAAAGCGATCGTTGGATTATCTCTAAACTACACAGCTTAGTAAAGCAAGTAGATGAAGCCTACGCAGATTATGAACCGACTCGAGCCGCCCGGGCGATTCAGGATTTTACCATAGATGATTTGAGTAACTGGTACGTTCGGCTGAACCGTAAGCGGTTTTGGCAGGGGGAATACAACGAAAACAAGCAAGCGGCTTACCAGACGCTATACACTTGCCTAGTCACACTGGCGCAATTGTCCTCCCCCGTAGCTCCGTTTTACTCCGAACATCTATTCCGCAGCTTGAATCAAGTAAGTCAGAAGCAAAGCAAAGAATCAGTGCATTTGACCGATTTTCCAAAGGCTGATGAAGGCGCGATTGATACGCATCTGGAAAATAAGATGCAGATGGCGCAGTCAGCTTCATCGTTAGTGCATTCCTTGCGGAAACAGCATACCATTAAAGTGCGACAACCGCTCTCGCGTATTCTGATTCCGGTGTTAGATGCTGATTTCAAGCAGCAGATGGAAGAAGTTGAGAATATCATCCTATCAGAAGTAAACGTGAAGGGAATTGAGTACATTGACGATACTTCGGGGGTGCTGGTGAAAAAGATCAAGCCCAACTTCCGTAAGCTAGGTAAGCAATACGGCTCGATGATGAAAGATATTAGCAAGGCCGTAGCACAAATGGGTCAGGAAGAAATAAACCGACTGGAGCAAGAGCAACAATACGAACTTGCTTTACCCCAGGAGCGTATTACTCTTACGACCGAAGATGTAGAAATTACTTCGGAGGATATTCCGGGTTGGTCGGTAGCGAGAGAAGGAAATATCACGGTGGCGTTAGACATTACCATTACCGAAGAGCTACGGCAGGAGGGAGTTGCCCGTGACTTGGTGAACCGCATTCAAAACCTACGAAAAGATCAGGGCTTGGATGTGCAAGACAAAATCCGAGTGAAAATTGCGGAAGGGGATACGCTTCTGAATGAGGCAGTGCTCAACCATCAGAAATATATCTGTCAGGAAACCCAGGCCGTAGAATTATCATTGGTGAATACGTTATCTGGCGGAACATCGTTAGAGATAGATGATATGTCCGTTAGCATCGTGCTGACCGTAGAAGAAAAGGCAGAAGCAAATGGCTAG
- a CDS encoding DUF4240 domain-containing protein — translation MNNETFWQIMLETKEESDGDPTEQQELIEERLYQLSPDQIIEYDRIFGELYIGAYTWKLWAAAYVINGGCSDDCFMDFRGWLIAQGEEVYTKALADPDSLSELEKLEEDVKWEGYAYLAHSVYEEKTGKEVPERGQNHPSEPKGEEWDEDNLDELLPKLSQKYN, via the coding sequence ATGAACAATGAAACCTTCTGGCAAATTATGCTAGAAACAAAAGAAGAATCTGATGGTGATCCAACCGAGCAACAAGAACTAATTGAAGAACGGCTATATCAACTGTCACCAGATCAAATTATTGAATACGATCGTATTTTCGGTGAGTTATATATTGGTGCGTATACCTGGAAATTGTGGGCAGCAGCATACGTAATCAATGGCGGTTGCTCAGACGATTGCTTTATGGATTTTCGAGGGTGGTTGATTGCTCAGGGTGAAGAGGTTTACACTAAAGCTTTAGCTGATCCTGATAGCTTATCAGAGCTTGAAAAACTAGAGGAAGATGTGAAGTGGGAGGGTTATGCATATTTAGCACATTCAGTTTATGAAGAAAAAACAGGAAAGGAGGTGCCCGAAAGAGGACAAAATCATCCCTCTGAACCAAAAGGAGAGGAATGGGATGAAGATAATTTAGATGAACTTCTACCAAAGTTGAGCCAGAAATATAATTAG